A single region of the Deltaproteobacteria bacterium genome encodes:
- a CDS encoding DUF3369 domain-containing protein, which produces MNSELNCDELCFAEEGPPRPRESGLGAWKVMIVDDDDFVHRVTILTLGEYRFENRRLEYLHAYSAAEARRLLAENPDTAVIMLDVVMETENAGLDFARHVRREARNPLVRIILRTGQPGQAPERTVITEYDINDYRNKAELSEQRLVTSLTTALRSYRDLQSVEWSRLGLRNVVCALADLFSLTAIPGFLDMALESLARIGQCPCPSAADHDRAVVVSVHEGRHVIQTARGFESSQGLSRDMVARLDDAIAAAGRGHRIRVAEREFSACFRNAHTGEDYVFMVAFPCPMDDMTRDLLQILGGNIGLALGNLFLNEEIVATQREVVLTLGEVVETRSKETAQHVKRVAEFSHVLAIRAGLPQDQAQLLRLASPMHDVGKIGIPDSVLLKPGKLTDEEYALVKTHTVIGHSILKNSPRRILRAAATIAHEHHERWDGLGYPRGLAGEDIHIFGRVTALADVFDALSSARVYKRAWPLEDILDYLREHRGRQFDPALVDVFFEGLPEIVAIRDSYPD; this is translated from the coding sequence ATGAACTCCGAGTTGAATTGCGACGAACTGTGTTTTGCCGAGGAGGGACCGCCCAGGCCACGGGAGTCCGGTCTTGGCGCCTGGAAGGTCATGATCGTGGACGATGACGATTTCGTGCATCGGGTCACGATCCTGACCCTTGGCGAGTACCGTTTCGAGAACCGGAGGCTGGAGTATCTGCACGCCTATTCGGCGGCCGAGGCCCGGCGCCTTTTGGCGGAAAATCCGGACACGGCGGTCATCATGCTGGACGTGGTCATGGAAACGGAAAACGCCGGCCTTGATTTCGCGCGTCACGTCCGGCGCGAAGCCCGCAATCCCCTGGTCCGGATCATCCTGCGCACCGGCCAGCCGGGTCAGGCCCCGGAACGCACGGTCATCACCGAATACGATATCAACGACTACCGCAACAAGGCCGAGCTGAGCGAACAGCGTCTGGTCACTTCCCTGACCACGGCCCTCCGCTCCTACCGGGATCTGCAGTCCGTGGAGTGGAGCCGGCTTGGACTGCGGAACGTGGTCTGCGCCTTGGCCGATCTTTTTTCCCTGACGGCCATCCCCGGATTTTTGGACATGGCCCTGGAGTCCCTGGCGCGTATCGGACAGTGCCCGTGTCCGAGCGCGGCGGATCATGACCGGGCCGTGGTGGTGTCTGTCCATGAGGGTCGGCATGTCATCCAGACGGCGCGCGGTTTCGAATCATCCCAGGGCCTGAGTCGCGACATGGTCGCCCGCCTGGATGACGCGATCGCGGCCGCCGGGCGCGGACACCGGATCAGGGTCGCGGAGCGGGAGTTTTCAGCCTGTTTCCGCAACGCCCACACTGGCGAGGACTATGTCTTCATGGTCGCTTTTCCCTGCCCCATGGACGACATGACGCGGGATCTGCTCCAGATTCTGGGTGGGAACATTGGTCTGGCCCTGGGCAATCTGTTCTTGAACGAGGAAATCGTGGCCACCCAGCGCGAAGTGGTATTGACGCTTGGCGAAGTGGTTGAGACCAGATCCAAGGAAACGGCCCAGCACGTCAAACGGGTGGCTGAATTTTCCCATGTGCTGGCCATCCGGGCCGGCTTGCCCCAGGATCAGGCCCAACTACTGCGCCTGGCCTCGCCCATGCATGACGTGGGCAAGATCGGCATTCCCGATTCCGTGCTGCTCAAGCCCGGCAAGCTGACCGACGAGGAGTATGCCCTTGTCAAGACGCACACCGTCATCGGGCATTCCATCCTCAAGAATTCCCCGCGACGGATCTTGCGCGCCGCCGCGACCATCGCCCACGAGCATCACGAACGTTGGGACGGTCTGGGGTACCCACGGGGACTGGCTGGCGAGGACATCCATATTTTTGGCCGGGTCACGGCCCTGGCCGATGTTTTCGACGCCCTGTCCAGCGCCAGGGTCTACAAACGGGCCTGGCCCCTGGAGGATATTCTGGACTATTTGCGCGAACACCGGGGCCGGCAGTTCGATCCGGCCCTGGTCGATGTTTTTTTCGAGGGGTTGCCCGAAATCGTGGCCATCCGGGATTCGTATCCCGATTAG
- a CDS encoding DUF3369 domain-containing protein: MSDHTLASESSDELLFADEHAAPSPGGGARWKLLIVDDEEEVHVITRMVLEGLTFSGKSLTFLSAYSAEESRALLREHTDVAVILLDVVMETGQAGLDLVHFIREELGNRMVRVILRTGQPGQAPERDVIARYDINDYKQKTELTAQKLFSTVTTAIRSFNDLQTIEKSRKGLDLIIASTRGLFQNHSLRRFSAGVLEQLASLLRIDEDSLFLHSPSGFAATVTDGDIAIVAGTGEFEHCGLDDPCMSLPPEVQMLLARAVRQKESLFSNEAFVQYFRSKRGSENLLFFRLGRELNVFDAKLVQVFCANVAIAFDNMQLNQELIRTQKEIILTLGECVESRSKETANHVRRVSECSSLLATLLDMSPQDVDLVRLASPMHDVGKIGIPDSILLKPGRLTDEEFAIMKTHPRIGFHILKGSRRPIMQAAAVIAHEHHERWNGEGYPRGLAGEDIHPFGRIVCLIDVLDSLLSRRVYKEPWDLPRVLDFIRRERGGMFDPDMVDILLANIDAFVSTRDRFPD; the protein is encoded by the coding sequence ATGTCCGATCATACCCTGGCCTCCGAATCGTCCGATGAGTTGTTGTTTGCCGACGAGCACGCCGCCCCCTCCCCGGGGGGCGGCGCGCGGTGGAAACTTCTCATCGTCGACGACGAGGAGGAAGTCCACGTCATCACGCGCATGGTCCTGGAAGGGCTGACTTTTTCTGGAAAATCCCTGACCTTTCTGAGCGCGTACTCGGCCGAGGAAAGCCGGGCGCTGCTGCGGGAACACACCGATGTCGCCGTGATCCTGCTCGACGTGGTCATGGAAACCGGTCAGGCCGGACTGGACCTGGTCCATTTCATCCGCGAGGAACTGGGCAACCGCATGGTCCGCGTCATCCTGCGTACCGGCCAGCCGGGGCAGGCCCCGGAACGCGACGTCATCGCCCGGTACGACATCAACGACTACAAGCAGAAGACCGAGCTGACCGCCCAAAAGCTGTTTTCCACGGTGACCACGGCCATCCGCTCCTTCAACGATCTGCAAACCATCGAAAAAAGCCGAAAAGGTCTGGACCTGATCATCGCCTCCACGCGGGGGCTGTTTCAAAACCACAGTCTGCGGCGCTTCTCCGCCGGGGTTCTGGAGCAGTTGGCGTCCTTGCTGCGAATCGACGAGGACAGCCTTTTTCTCCATTCCCCCTCGGGGTTCGCGGCCACGGTCACGGATGGGGATATCGCCATCGTGGCCGGAACGGGCGAATTCGAACACTGCGGCCTCGATGATCCGTGCATGTCCCTGCCGCCGGAAGTGCAGATGCTGTTGGCCAGGGCCGTGCGCCAAAAGGAAAGCCTTTTTTCCAACGAGGCCTTTGTGCAGTATTTCCGGTCCAAGCGCGGTTCCGAAAATCTGCTTTTTTTCCGCCTGGGTCGGGAACTCAATGTTTTTGACGCGAAACTGGTGCAGGTTTTTTGCGCCAACGTGGCCATCGCCTTCGACAACATGCAGCTCAATCAGGAGCTGATCCGCACCCAGAAGGAAATCATCCTCACCTTGGGCGAATGCGTGGAGTCGCGCTCCAAGGAAACGGCCAATCATGTGCGGCGGGTGTCCGAATGTTCGAGTCTGCTGGCCACGCTGCTGGACATGTCGCCCCAGGACGTGGACCTTGTGCGGCTGGCTTCGCCCATGCACGACGTCGGCAAGATCGGCATTCCGGACTCCATCCTGCTCAAGCCCGGCCGACTCACGGACGAGGAATTCGCCATCATGAAGACCCATCCCCGGATCGGGTTTCATATTCTGAAAGGCTCGCGCCGCCCCATCATGCAGGCCGCGGCCGTCATCGCCCACGAGCACCACGAGCGCTGGAACGGGGAAGGCTATCCGCGCGGTCTGGCCGGCGAGGACATCCATCCCTTTGGACGCATCGTCTGCCTGATCGATGTCCTCGATTCGCTCCTATCCCGGCGCGTCTACAAGGAACCCTGGGATCTGCCCCGCGTTTTGGATTTCATCCGGCGGGAGCGGGGCGGCATGTTCGATCCGGACATGGTCGATATCCTGCTCGCCAACATCGACGCGTTTGTCTCCACCCGGGATCGTTTTCCCGATTGA